A genome region from Jeongeupia sp. HS-3 includes the following:
- a CDS encoding META domain-containing protein, with product MIRSIAAAVMVLGAGSALTGCAGVPSSVSELVQLQTVKGELAYRERIALPPDAVAVVEIRDTVTDKVVKDTRIALQGKQVPVPFELAVNRNMLAADGKYVVRGSIEQQGKLAWVSKPVALTRSSGTTELGTLLLAQQHQAQSQARTLPCGDRQISVDFSGEAMTLVAGRSSFALTQVPAASGAKYVDNKDPQTWFWSKGQGGMLQIKGKSYPECVPVTATPAAALQGAEWRTVSKASHPARLNFGADGRISGSAGCNRYSGQYTLNGDALTIGKVATTRMACAPAAMKQETAFLKLLNQVQRYAIAADGTLTLQAAGKGKITARR from the coding sequence ATGATTCGTTCGATTGCAGCCGCGGTGATGGTACTGGGTGCCGGTTCCGCGTTGACCGGTTGTGCCGGTGTTCCGTCCAGCGTCAGCGAGCTGGTGCAGTTGCAAACCGTGAAAGGCGAGCTGGCTTACCGTGAGCGTATCGCCTTGCCGCCGGATGCCGTCGCGGTCGTCGAAATCCGCGATACGGTGACCGACAAGGTCGTGAAGGACACGCGCATTGCGCTGCAGGGCAAGCAGGTGCCGGTGCCCTTTGAACTGGCGGTCAACCGGAATATGTTGGCGGCCGACGGAAAATACGTGGTTCGTGGCAGCATCGAACAGCAGGGCAAGTTGGCATGGGTGAGCAAGCCGGTCGCGCTGACGCGGAGTTCCGGCACGACCGAATTGGGTACCTTGCTGCTGGCGCAGCAGCATCAGGCGCAGTCCCAGGCCCGCACCTTGCCATGCGGCGATCGGCAGATCAGCGTGGACTTCAGTGGCGAGGCGATGACCCTGGTCGCCGGGCGGAGCAGCTTCGCGTTGACCCAGGTGCCGGCCGCGTCCGGCGCCAAGTATGTGGACAATAAAGACCCGCAGACCTGGTTCTGGTCCAAGGGGCAGGGCGGCATGTTACAGATCAAGGGCAAGAGTTATCCCGAATGCGTGCCGGTGACGGCGACGCCCGCCGCGGCGCTGCAGGGCGCCGAGTGGCGAACCGTGAGCAAGGCCAGCCACCCGGCGAGGCTGAATTTCGGTGCGGATGGCCGCATCTCGGGCAGCGCAGGCTGCAACCGCTATTCCGGCCAGTACACCTTGAACGGCGACGCGCTCACGATCGGCAAGGTCGCGACCACGCGGATGGCATGCGCCCCGGCGGCGATGAAGCAGGAGACCGCTTTCCTGAAGCTCCTCAACCAGGTTCAGCGCTACGCGATCGCCGCCGACGGCACGCTGACGCTGCAGGCTGCCGGCAAAGGCAAGATCACCGCACGTCGCTGA
- a CDS encoding putative Ig domain-containing protein, translated as MTITVGAPPPTAGAVSASVGYGSSSNPITLNLSGGAATSVAVGTPAAHGTATASGTTITYTPAAGYTGADSFTYRATNAGGTSAPATVTITVGAPTLIISPASGSALNGAAGTAYSQSFTASGGTAPHRLDPLSVDSGTMPTGLSFNTATGTLSGTPTSAGTVTFKVKATDSSTGAGPHSLTGTYTLTIAAPTITVSPSTLPNPAVGTAYSQTVSASGGVTPYTYAVTSGSLPAGLTLNSSSGAITGMPTAAGSFSFTVTATDANGFTKGQGYSVTVGAPSIVVSPASLPSANVASSYNQTITAAGGTAPYTFAVTAGAVPHGMTLSGSGVLSGTPTQSGPTNFTITATDSSGGTQYTGSSAYTLTINAPTLIMSPASGSALNGAAGTAYSQSFAASGGTAPHRLDPLSVDSGAMPTGLSFNTATGTLSGTPTSAGTVTFKVKATDSSTGAGPHSLTGTYTLTIAAPTITVSPSTLPNPAVGTAYSQTVSASGGVAAYAYAVSNGSLPSGMNLNAGSGAITGTPTAAGSFSFTVTATDANGFTKGQGYSVTVAAPSIAVAPASLPAGQVGSAYSQTASASGGTAPYVFGISAGSLPTGLSLDPSSGAITGTPTAVGTFNFTVQATDSTGGGAPFSGSKAYTVTINPLAPVAGALSLTVPYNTAIPIDLAASISGGAASGVTVSTAPGHGTTTVSAAVVTYTPTAGYSGTDSFSYTATNVSGTSVATVSLIVNPQATIAGAVTATVAFNSSNNPIALKLAGGVAVSVAVATAPSHGTASVSGTTISYTPTAGYSGTDRFSYTATNASGQSAPATVDITVNPALPAPQPATTTIASNSGSTVIPLLIDGGPVVSVTVVSPPRHGTLNVTGLGANRKVLASVTDAGSGAPSVSYTPNPGFVGTDSFSYTASNAAGTSAAATVTLQVTPPPPVLAPVSATTVSGAPVTLDVTAGASGGPFTGLALVTPPANGTAEVRGLTIVYTPPPAFAGVVTIGYALSNAWGTTRGTATVTVNARPDPSKDPEVTGLLAAQTDATKRFARAQLDNFNRRLESLHGKGWGDSDFGLSASNFGLHADRDADPELSKRGRSNRLADASGRSKSKVDAGASEASGEANHAARNELAFWIGGGLDFGRRDAVTGQDKFRFSTDGISVGSDYRVNDLLSVGVGGGFSRDVSDVGSNGSKSEGRSGTVALYASLRPTETLFVDGVLGYGWLNFDLDRYITDSGANASGSRNGRQLFGLLAAGYEYRNGSWLVSPYGRLDMMSATLDGYTESAPGVSALTYAGQDVRMSSGKLGVRGETSFDLDFGRLTPRMRVEYQHQFEGSDDAYLAYADLAAYGLGYVAHLAPTQRNQWIIEAGGKIALRGEMTFSLDYSSTLNNSSGYTQAVRLMLGVPF; from the coding sequence GTGACGATCACGGTCGGCGCGCCGCCGCCCACCGCCGGCGCGGTCAGCGCCAGCGTTGGCTATGGCAGCAGCAGCAACCCGATTACCTTGAACCTGTCCGGTGGGGCCGCAACCAGTGTTGCCGTCGGCACGCCGGCCGCCCACGGTACCGCAACCGCCAGCGGCACCACGATCACCTATACCCCGGCGGCGGGATATACCGGTGCCGACAGCTTTACCTATCGCGCGACCAACGCTGGCGGCACCTCGGCGCCGGCGACGGTGACGATCACGGTCGGCGCGCCGACGCTGATCATTAGTCCGGCAAGCGGCAGCGCCCTCAACGGCGCCGCCGGCACGGCCTACAGCCAGTCCTTCACCGCCAGCGGCGGCACCGCGCCACACCGCCTCGACCCGCTCTCCGTGGATTCCGGCACCATGCCGACCGGGCTGTCATTCAATACCGCCACCGGCACGCTGTCCGGCACGCCGACCAGTGCCGGCACCGTGACCTTCAAGGTAAAAGCCACCGACAGCTCCACCGGCGCCGGGCCGCATTCGCTGACCGGCACCTACACGCTGACCATCGCCGCACCGACCATCACCGTCTCGCCGAGCACGCTGCCGAACCCGGCAGTCGGCACCGCCTACAGCCAGACCGTCTCCGCCAGCGGTGGCGTCACGCCGTATACCTACGCAGTGACCAGCGGCAGCCTGCCGGCAGGACTCACCTTGAACAGCAGCAGCGGTGCGATCACCGGTATGCCGACGGCCGCCGGCAGCTTTAGCTTCACGGTGACCGCGACCGATGCCAACGGCTTTACCAAGGGCCAGGGTTATTCCGTCACCGTGGGCGCGCCGAGCATTGTCGTCAGCCCTGCCAGTCTGCCAAGCGCGAACGTTGCCTCGTCCTACAACCAGACGATCACGGCCGCCGGCGGTACCGCCCCCTACACCTTTGCCGTCACCGCCGGCGCAGTTCCGCACGGGATGACCTTGAGTGGCTCCGGCGTGTTATCCGGTACGCCTACGCAGAGCGGGCCTACCAACTTCACCATCACCGCGACCGACAGCAGCGGCGGCACGCAGTACACCGGCAGCAGTGCCTATACGCTGACCATCAACGCGCCGACGCTGATCATGAGCCCGGCAAGCGGCAGCGCCCTCAACGGCGCCGCCGGCACGGCCTACAGCCAGTCCTTCGCCGCCAGCGGCGGCACCGCGCCACACCGTCTCGACCCGCTCTCCGTGGATTCCGGCGCCATGCCGACCGGGCTGTCGTTCAATACCGCCACCGGTACGCTGTCCGGCACGCCGACCAGTGCCGGCACCGTGACCTTCAAGGTAAAAGCCACCGACAGCTCCACCGGCGCCGGGCCGCATTCGCTGACCGGCACCTACACGCTGACCATCGCCGCGCCGACCATCACCGTCTCGCCAAGCACGCTGCCTAATCCGGCAGTCGGCACCGCCTACAGCCAGACCGTGTCCGCCAGCGGTGGCGTGGCAGCGTATGCCTACGCGGTGAGCAACGGCAGCCTGCCGAGCGGTATGAACCTGAATGCTGGCAGTGGTGCGATCACCGGTACACCGACGGCCGCAGGCAGCTTCAGCTTCACCGTGACCGCGACCGACGCCAACGGCTTTACCAAGGGCCAGGGCTATTCCGTCACCGTGGCTGCACCGAGCATTGCCGTCGCGCCGGCCAGCCTGCCAGCAGGGCAGGTAGGAAGTGCCTACAGTCAAACGGCCAGCGCCAGCGGTGGTACTGCGCCGTACGTGTTCGGCATTTCGGCCGGCAGCCTGCCGACCGGCTTGAGCCTTGATCCGTCCTCGGGCGCGATCACCGGCACGCCGACCGCCGTCGGCACGTTCAACTTCACCGTCCAGGCGACCGACAGTACCGGTGGTGGCGCGCCGTTCAGCGGCAGCAAGGCGTATACGGTCACCATCAACCCGCTGGCGCCGGTGGCCGGCGCCCTGAGCCTGACGGTTCCCTACAACACGGCGATACCGATCGACCTTGCTGCGTCGATCAGCGGCGGCGCGGCCAGTGGCGTGACCGTCAGCACCGCGCCGGGCCACGGCACGACCACTGTCAGCGCTGCGGTCGTCACCTACACGCCGACAGCGGGCTACTCGGGCACGGACAGCTTCAGCTACACCGCGACCAATGTCAGTGGTACATCCGTCGCCACGGTCAGCCTCATCGTCAATCCGCAGGCGACGATCGCCGGCGCGGTGACCGCCACGGTGGCATTCAACAGCAGCAACAATCCGATCGCCCTCAAGCTCGCCGGTGGCGTCGCGGTCAGCGTTGCGGTCGCAACCGCGCCGAGCCACGGCACGGCTTCGGTCAGCGGTACGACGATCAGCTATACGCCGACTGCCGGCTATTCCGGCACCGACCGCTTTAGCTATACCGCAACCAATGCCAGCGGCCAGTCTGCGCCGGCAACGGTCGACATCACCGTCAACCCGGCGCTGCCGGCGCCGCAGCCGGCAACCACCACGATCGCGTCCAACAGCGGCAGCACGGTGATTCCGCTGCTGATCGACGGTGGCCCGGTCGTCAGCGTGACGGTGGTCAGCCCGCCGCGTCACGGCACGCTGAACGTCACGGGCCTGGGCGCGAACCGAAAGGTGCTTGCCAGCGTCACCGATGCTGGCAGCGGTGCACCGTCGGTGAGCTATACGCCGAACCCGGGCTTTGTCGGCACCGACAGCTTCAGCTACACCGCCAGCAACGCAGCCGGGACCTCGGCCGCGGCAACCGTGACGCTGCAGGTGACGCCGCCGCCGCCGGTGCTGGCACCGGTGAGCGCGACGACGGTGTCCGGCGCGCCGGTGACGCTGGACGTGACCGCCGGTGCAAGCGGCGGCCCGTTCACCGGGCTGGCGCTGGTTACGCCGCCGGCCAATGGAACGGCCGAAGTGCGCGGGCTCACCATCGTCTATACGCCGCCGCCGGCGTTCGCCGGCGTGGTGACGATCGGCTACGCGCTGAGCAATGCCTGGGGAACGACCCGCGGCACGGCGACGGTGACCGTCAATGCACGGCCCGATCCGTCCAAGGATCCGGAAGTGACCGGATTGCTGGCGGCGCAGACCGACGCGACCAAGCGCTTTGCCCGGGCGCAGCTCGACAACTTCAACCGCCGGCTGGAAAGCCTGCACGGCAAGGGCTGGGGCGACTCGGACTTCGGCCTGAGCGCCAGCAACTTCGGCTTGCATGCCGACCGGGACGCCGATCCGGAGCTGTCGAAACGGGGACGTTCAAACCGGCTCGCCGACGCATCGGGACGTAGCAAATCCAAGGTCGATGCCGGCGCAAGCGAAGCATCAGGCGAAGCCAACCATGCGGCACGGAACGAGCTGGCATTCTGGATCGGCGGTGGGCTCGACTTTGGTCGCCGGGACGCGGTGACCGGGCAGGACAAGTTCCGCTTCAGCACGGACGGGATCAGCGTCGGCAGCGATTATCGGGTCAACGACCTGCTGTCGGTCGGCGTCGGTGGCGGCTTCAGCCGCGACGTCAGCGATGTCGGCAGCAACGGCTCGAAGAGCGAAGGCCGCTCCGGCACCGTCGCGCTGTATGCCAGCCTGCGTCCGACAGAAACCCTGTTCGTCGATGGCGTGCTGGGGTATGGCTGGCTGAACTTCGATCTGGATCGTTACATTACCGATTCCGGCGCAAACGCGTCCGGTTCGCGCAACGGCCGGCAGCTGTTCGGTCTGCTCGCGGCCGGCTACGAGTATCGCAACGGGAGCTGGCTGGTTTCTCCTTACGGTCGTCTCGACATGATGTCGGCCACGCTTGACGGCTACACCGAGTCGGCACCGGGCGTCAGTGCACTGACCTATGCGGGTCAGGACGTCCGCATGAGCAGCGGCAAGCTCGGCGTACGCGGGGAAACCAGTTTCGACCTGGACTTCGGCAGGCTCACGCCGCGGATGCGGGTCGAATACCAGCATCAGTTCGAGGGGAGCGACGATGCCTATCTGGCCTACGCCGATCTGGCCGCCTACGGCTTGGGCTACGTCGCCCACCTGGCACCGACACAGCGGAACCAGTGGATTATCGAGGCTGGCGGAAAAATCGCGCTGCGCGGCGAGATGACGTTCTCGCTCGACTACAGCAGCACGCTCAACAACAGTTCGGGCTACACCCAGGCGGTGCGGCTGATGCTGGGCGTGCCGTTCTGA
- a CDS encoding Ig-like domain-containing protein encodes MYRCRQLYLSRDQRWRHLGAGDGDDHGRRAAAAHRRRGQRQRWLWQQQQPDYLEPVRWGRNQCCRRHAGRPRYRNRQRHGTITYTPAAGYTGADSFTYRATNAGGTSPIPRRRRR; translated from the coding sequence ATATACCGGTGCCGACAGCTTTACCTATCGCGCGACCAACGCTGGCGGCACCTCGGCGCCGGCGACGGTGACGATCACGGTCGGCGCGCCGCCGCCGCCCACCGCCGGCGCGGTCAGCGCCAGCGTTGGCTATGGCAGCAGCAGCAACCCGATTACCTTGAACCTGTCCGGTGGGGCCGCAACCAGTGTTGCCGTCGGCACGCCGGCCGCCCACGGTACCGCAACCGCCAGCGGCACGGCACGATCACCTATACCCCGGCGGCGGGATATACCGGTGCCGACAGCTTTACCTATCGCGCGACCAACGCTGGCGGCACCTCACCTATACCCCGGCGCCGGCGACGGTGA
- a CDS encoding Ig-like domain-containing protein, translated as MPSAPAAGYTGADSFTYRATNAGGTSAPATVTITVGAPPPPTAGAVSASVGYGSSSNPITLNLSGGAATSVAVGTPAAHGTATASGTTITYTPAAGYTGADSFTYRATNAGGTSAPATVTITVGAPPPPTAGAVSASVGYGSSSNPITLNLSGGTATSVAVGTPAPARSAPALPMAAAATRLP; from the coding sequence TTGCCGTCGGCCCCGGCGGCGGGATATACCGGTGCCGACAGCTTTACCTATCGCGCGACCAACGCTGGCGGCACCTCGGCGCCGGCGACGGTGACGATCACGGTCGGCGCGCCGCCGCCGCCCACCGCCGGCGCGGTCAGCGCCAGCGTTGGCTATGGCAGCAGCAGCAACCCGATTACCTTGAACCTGTCCGGTGGGGCCGCAACCAGTGTTGCCGTCGGCACGCCGGCCGCCCACGGTACCGCAACCGCCAGCGGCACCACGATCACCTATACCCCGGCGGCGGGATATACCGGTGCCGACAGCTTTACCTATCGCGCGACCAACGCTGGCGGCACCTCGGCGCCGGCGACGGTGACGATCACGGTCGGCGCGCCGCCGCCGCCCACCGCCGGCGCGGTCAGCGCCAGCGTTGGCTATGGCAGCAGCAGCAACCCGATTACCTTGAACCTGTCCGGTGGCACGGCAACCAGCGTCGCCGTCGGCACGCCGGCGCCGGCGCGGTCAGCGCCAGCGTTGCCTATGGCAGCAGCAGCAACCCGATTACCTTGA
- a CDS encoding Ig-like domain-containing protein, whose protein sequence is MTYTPAAGYTGADSFTYRATNAGGTSAPATVTTASASVGYGSSTDYLEPVRWGRNQCCRRPRRRDIPVPTALPIARPTLAAPRRRRR, encoded by the coding sequence ATCACCTATACCCCGGCGGCGGGATATACCGGTGCCGACAGCTTTACCTATCGCGCGACCAACGCTGGCGGCACCTCGGCGCCGGCGACGGTGACGACCGCAAGCGCCAGCGTTGGCTATGGCAGCAGCACCGATTACCTTGAACCTGTCCGGTGGGGCCGCAACCAGTGTTGCCGTCGGCCCCGGCGGCGGGATATACCGGTGCCGACAGCTTTACCTATCGCGCGACCAACGCTGGCGGCACCTCGGCGCCGGCGACGGTGA
- a CDS encoding Ig-like domain-containing protein: MNLSGGAATSVAVAAPAAHGTATASGTTITYTPAAGYTGADSFTYRATNAGGTSAPATVTITVGAPPPPTAGAVSASVGYGSSSNPITLNLSGGAATSVAVGTPAAQPAAPRSPIPRRRDIPVPTALPIARPTLAAPRRRRR, encoded by the coding sequence TTGAACCTGTCCGGTGGGGCCGCAACCAGTGTTGCCGTCGCCGCGCCGGCCGCCCACGGCACCGCAACCGCCAGCGGCACCACGATCACCTATACCCCGGCGGCGGGATATACCGGTGCCGACAGCTTTACCTATCGCGCGACCAACGCTGGCGGCACCTCGGCGCCGGCGACGGTGACGATCACGGTCGGCGCGCCGCCGCCGCCCACCGCCGGCGCGGTCAGCGCCAGCGTTGGCTATGGCAGCAGCAGCAACCCGATTACCTTGAACCTGTCCGGTGGGGCCGCAACCAGTGTTGCCGTCGGCACGCCGGCCGCCCAGCCAGCGGCACCACGATCACCTATACCCCGGCGGCGGGATATACCGGTGCCGACAGCTTTACCTATCGCGCGACCAACGCTGGCGGCACCTCGGCGCCGGCGACGGTGA
- a CDS encoding Ig-like domain-containing protein encodes MNLSGGAATSRRRRAGAGTATASGTTITYTPAAGYTGADSFTYRATNAGGTSAPATVNRRRGQRQRWHAAAIRLP; translated from the coding sequence TTGAACCTGTCCGGTGGGGCCGCAACCAGCCGCCGTCGCCGCGCCGGCGCGGGCACCGCAACCGCCAGCGGCACCACGATCACCTATACCCCGGCGGCGGGATATACCGGTGCCGACAGCTTTACCTATCGCGCGACCAACGCTGGCGGCACCTCGGCGCCGGCGACGGTGAACCGCCGGCGCGGTCAGCGCCAGCGTTGGCACGCAGCAGCAATCCGATTACCTTGA
- a CDS encoding Ig-like domain-containing protein translates to MTITPTAGAVSASVGYGSSSNPITLNLSGGTATSVAVAAPAAHGTATASGTTITYTPAAGYTGADSFTYRATNAGGTSAPATVTITVGAPPPRRPPPARSAPALAMAAAATRLP, encoded by the coding sequence GTGACGATCACGCCCACCGCCGGCGCGGTCAGCGCCAGCGTTGGCTATGGCAGCAGCAGCAACCCGATTACCTTGAACCTGTCCGGTGGCACGGCAACCAGCGTCGCCGTCGCCGCGCCGGCGGCCCACGGCACCGCAACCGCCAGCGGCACCACGATCACCTATACCCCGGCGGCGGGATATACCGGTGCCGACAGCTTTACCTATCGCGCGACCAACGCTGGCGGCACCTCGGCGCCGGCGACGGTGACGATCACGGTCGGCGCGCCGCCGCCACGCCGCCCACCGCCGGCGCGGTCAGCGCCAGCGTTGGCTATGGCAGCAGCAGCAACCCGATTACCTTGA
- a CDS encoding beta strand repeat-containing protein: MRDATEMNQSTLQRQAWIASWVWFVLMAGISGLRGGAGRLARRYAIATIAACSVLLVSQAALAISCSVSFSLPQNTTKTYTLSGAWSGSSYPAGSDNAKCDPLNMGISNVPAGEDDYSANNIVTPTANGGTLKIYGFWGGSNYFVYTPPSASFTGTDTATFYITGNGGTWTSTGALTINVTSTTPVPTVSGIAPGSGSTAGGTSVTINGTNFTGATAVKFGATNAGSVIVNSDTSITATSPAGSGTVNISVSTPGGTATLTGAFTYNAPVPTVTSVAPTSGPSAGGTSVTITGTGFINGATAVKFGATNAGSVIVNSATSITATSPAGSGAVDITVTTSGGTATLTGAFTYAVLAPAVSGVSPGSGPTAGGTSVTISGSNFTGATAVRFGGTNAASYTVNSASSITATSPAGSAGTVDITVTTAGGISATGASDQYTYIAVPAVSGVSPNSGSTAGGTSVIITGTGFAGATSVRFGGTNASSFTVNSASSITAMSPAHSAGTVDVTVTTAGGTSTTNAADQFTYANAPPVAGPSSLTVAYGSSSNPVTLNLSGGAASSVTVGTPAAHGTATASGTTITYTPAAGYTGADSFTYSAANAGGTSAPATVTITVGAPPPPTAGAVSASVGYGSSSNPITLNLSGGAATSVAVAAPAAHGTATASGTTITYTPTAGYTGADSFTYSAANAGGTSAPATVTITVGAPPPPTAGAVSASVGYGSSSNPITLNLSGGAATSVAVAAPAAHGTATASGTTITYTPTAGYTGADSFTYRATNAGGTSAPATVTITVGAPPPPTAGAVSASVGYGSSSNPITLNLSGGAASSVAVAAPAAHGTATASGTTITYTPAAGYTGADSFTYRATNAGGTSVPATVTITVGAPPPTAAGAVSASVGYGSSSNPITLNLSGGAASSVAVAAPAAHGTATASGTTITYTPAAGYTGADSFTYRATNAGGTSAPATVTITVGAPPPPTAGAVSASVGYGSSSNPITLNLSGGAATSVAVAAPAAHGTATASGTTITYTPTAGYTGADSFTYRATNAGGTSAPATVTITVGAPPPPTAGAVSASVGYGSSSNPITLNLSGGAASSVAVAAPAAHGTATASGTTITYTPAAGYTGADSFTYRATNAGGTSAPATVTAAGYTGADSRRRRR; the protein is encoded by the coding sequence ATGCGAGATGCGACGGAAATGAATCAATCCACGCTGCAACGGCAGGCGTGGATTGCAAGCTGGGTCTGGTTTGTCCTGATGGCAGGGATTTCAGGATTGCGTGGAGGAGCGGGCCGCCTTGCCCGTCGCTACGCGATTGCCACCATTGCGGCATGTTCGGTGCTGCTGGTGTCGCAGGCGGCCCTCGCGATTTCGTGTTCGGTCTCGTTTTCTTTACCGCAAAACACGACAAAGACCTACACGCTGTCGGGGGCCTGGAGCGGTAGTTCATATCCTGCAGGTAGCGACAACGCCAAGTGTGATCCGTTGAACATGGGCATCTCAAATGTTCCGGCGGGGGAGGACGATTACAGCGCTAATAACATCGTAACGCCAACTGCGAACGGCGGTACGCTCAAAATCTACGGCTTTTGGGGCGGCTCTAACTATTTTGTCTATACGCCGCCAAGTGCCTCATTCACGGGTACCGACACCGCAACGTTCTATATCACGGGTAATGGTGGCACCTGGACTTCTACCGGGGCGTTGACGATCAACGTTACCTCTACCACTCCTGTGCCCACCGTTTCCGGTATCGCTCCTGGTTCTGGCTCGACAGCTGGCGGCACCAGCGTGACGATTAACGGCACCAACTTCACTGGTGCGACGGCAGTCAAGTTTGGCGCGACCAATGCCGGCTCCGTCATCGTCAACAGTGATACTTCGATTACCGCAACGTCGCCGGCGGGTTCAGGCACCGTTAATATCTCCGTGAGCACGCCCGGTGGCACCGCCACGTTGACGGGGGCGTTCACCTACAACGCGCCTGTGCCGACCGTGACGTCGGTTGCGCCAACATCCGGCCCGAGTGCGGGCGGTACCAGCGTGACGATCACCGGCACCGGCTTTATCAACGGTGCGACTGCGGTCAAGTTCGGCGCGACCAATGCTGGCTCTGTCATCGTCAACAGTGCGACCTCGATTACCGCGACCTCGCCTGCGGGCTCTGGCGCCGTCGATATCACCGTGACCACATCTGGTGGCACCGCCACTTTAACGGGGGCGTTCACCTACGCCGTGCTCGCACCGGCCGTTTCCGGTGTTTCCCCCGGTTCCGGCCCGACTGCCGGCGGTACCAGCGTCACCATCTCGGGCAGCAACTTCACCGGTGCAACGGCTGTCCGCTTCGGCGGGACCAACGCTGCCTCTTACACGGTCAACAGCGCAAGTTCGATTACCGCGACGTCTCCGGCCGGTTCGGCCGGTACCGTCGACATCACCGTCACGACCGCGGGCGGGATCAGCGCGACCGGTGCATCGGACCAGTACACCTACATTGCGGTGCCGGCCGTCAGCGGCGTTTCGCCAAATTCGGGGTCGACCGCCGGCGGGACCAGCGTGATCATTACCGGCACCGGCTTTGCCGGGGCGACGTCGGTCAGGTTCGGCGGGACCAATGCCAGCTCGTTCACTGTCAACAGCGCAAGCTCGATTACCGCAATGTCGCCAGCCCATTCGGCCGGTACCGTCGACGTCACGGTGACGACTGCGGGCGGTACCAGCACGACCAATGCAGCGGATCAGTTCACCTATGCCAATGCGCCACCGGTAGCCGGCCCGTCGAGTCTGACGGTTGCCTATGGCAGTAGCAGCAACCCGGTCACCTTGAACCTGTCCGGTGGGGCCGCAAGCAGTGTTACCGTTGGCACGCCGGCGGCCCACGGCACCGCAACCGCCAGCGGCACCACGATCACCTATACCCCGGCGGCGGGATATACCGGTGCCGACAGCTTTACCTATAGCGCGGCCAACGCAGGCGGCACGTCGGCGCCGGCGACGGTGACGATCACAGTCGGCGCGCCGCCGCCGCCCACCGCCGGCGCGGTCAGCGCCAGCGTTGGCTATGGCAGCAGCAGCAATCCGATTACCTTGAACCTGTCCGGTGGGGCCGCAACCAGTGTTGCCGTCGCCGCGCCGGCCGCGCATGGCACCGCAACTGCCAGCGGCACCACGATCACCTATACCCCGACGGCGGGATATACCGGTGCCGACAGCTTTACCTATAGCGCGGCCAACGCAGGCGGCACGTCGGCGCCGGCGACGGTGACGATCACAGTCGGCGCGCCGCCGCCGCCCACCGCCGGCGCGGTCAGCGCCAGCGTTGGCTATGGCAGCAGCAGCAATCCGATTACCTTGAACCTGTCCGGTGGGGCCGCAACCAGTGTTGCCGTCGCCGCGCCGGCCGCGCATGGCACCGCAACTGCCAGCGGCACCACGATCACCTATACCCCGACGGCGGGATATACCGGTGCCGACAGCTTTACCTATCGCGCGACCAACGCTGGCGGCACCTCGGCGCCGGCGACGGTGACGATCACGGTCGGCGCGCCGCCGCCACCCACCGCCGGCGCGGTCAGCGCCAGCGTTGGCTATGGCAGCAGCAGCAACCCGATTACCTTGAACCTGTCCGGTGGGGCCGCAAGCAGCGTCGCCGTCGCCGCGCCGGCGGCCCACGGCACCGCAACCGCCAGCGGCACCACGATCACCTATACCCCGGCGGCGGGATATACCGGTGCCGACAGCTTTACCTATCGCGCGACCAACGCTGGCGGCACCTCGGTGCCGGCGACGGTGACGATCACGGTCGGCGCGCCGCCACCCACCGCCGCCGGCGCGGTCAGCGCCAGCGTTGGCTATGGCAGCAGCAGCAACCCGATTACCTTGAACCTGTCCGGTGGGGCCGCAAGCAGCGTCGCCGTCGCCGCGCCGGCGGCCCACGGCACCGCAACCGCCAGCGGCACCACGATCACCTATACCCCGGCGGCGGGATATACCGGTGCCGACAGCTTTACCTATCGCGCGACCAACGCTGGCGGCACCTCGGCGCCGGCGACGGTGACGATCACGGTCGGCGCGCCGCCGCCACCCACCGCCGGCGCGGTCAGCGCCAGCGTTGGCTATGGCAGCAGCAGCAACCCGATTACCTTGAACCTGTCCGGTGGGGCCGCAACCAGTGTTGCCGTCGCCGCGCCGGCCGCGCATGGCACCGCAACTGCCAGCGGCACCACGATCACCTATACCCCGACGGCGGGATATACCGGTGCCGACAGCTTTACCTATCGCGCGACCAACGCTGGCGGCACCTCGGCGCCGGCGACGGTGACGATCACGGTCGGCGCGCCGCCGCCACCCACCGCCGGCGCGGTCAGCGCCAGCGTTGGCTATGGCAGCAGCAGCAACCCGATTACCTTGAACCTGTCCGGTGGGGCCGCAAGCAGCGTCGCCGTCGCCGCGCCGGCGGCCCACGGCACCGCAACCGCCAGCGGCACCACGATCACCTATACCCCGGCGGCGGGATATACCGGTGCCGACAGCTTTACCTATCGCGCGACCAACGCTGGCGGCACCTCGGCGCCGGCGACGGTGACGGCGGCGGGATATACCGGTGCCGACAGTCGGCGCCGGCGACGGTGA